From one Excalfactoria chinensis isolate bCotChi1 unplaced genomic scaffold, bCotChi1.hap2 Scaffold_72, whole genome shotgun sequence genomic stretch:
- the LOC140265220 gene encoding olfactory receptor 14J1-like, with protein sequence MPNSSSISEFLLLPLADTRQLQLLHFWLLLGIYLAALLGNGLISTAVACDRRLHTPMYFFLLNLALLDLGCISTTLPKAMANALWDTRAISYAGCAAQLFFFLFFLSAEYSLLTIMSYDRYVAICKPLHYGTLMDSRACATMAAAAWGSGLLCSVLHTAITFSLPLCQGNVVNQFFCEIPQILKLSCSESNLREVVLIIFSITLAFGCFVFIVVSYVQIFMAVLRMPSEQGRHKAFSTCLPHLAVVSLFLSTAFFAYLKSPSISSPSIDLMVAVLYSVVPPTLNPVIYSMRNREIKHALRKVLQHALFQLP encoded by the coding sequence atgcccaacagcagctccatcagcgagttcctcctgctgccgttggcagacacgcggcagctgcagctcctgcacttctggctcttgctgggcatctacctggctgccctcctgggcaacggcctcatcagcacagccgtagcctgcgaccgccgcctgcacacccccatgtacttcttcctgctcaacctggccctcctcgacctgggctgcatctccaccactctccccaaagccatggccaacgccctctgggacaccagggccatctcctacgcaggatgtgctgcacagctctttttctttctcttcttcctctcagcagagtattcccttctcaccatcatgtcctatgaccgctacgttgccatctgcaagcccctgcactatgggaccttgatggacagcagagcttgtgccaccatggcagcagctgcctggggctctGGGcttctctgttctgtgctgcacactgccattactttttcactgcctctctgccaaggcaatgttgtcaaccagtttttctgtgaaatcccccagatcctcaagctctcctgctcagaatcaaatctcagggaagttgtgcttatcatttttagtATCACTTTagcctttggctgctttgttttcatagttgtgtcctatgtgcagatcttcatggctgtgctgaggatgccctctgagcagggacggcacaaagccttctccacgtgcctccctcacctggccgtggtctccctgtttctcagcactgccttttttgcctacctgaagtccccctccatttcctccccatccatagacctgatggtggcagttctgtactcagtggttcctccaacactgaaccctgttatctacagcatgaggaacagggagatcaagcatgcTCTCAGAAAGGTGTTGCAACAtgcactattccagcttccataa